DNA from Nocardioides yefusunii:
ATCCCAAGCATTCCAAGCACATCGGCGTCCTGGCACGCGATCCGTGGCGTGTGGAGACATTGCCCATGGATCCGGAGCAGCCGTGGCTCCTACCAGTTCGGATCACTGGCCCTGTCGACTTCACCGTCCTTGCTGTCTGGGCTCTCGGACCTGGATGGGTCGAGGGACGGCTCTCCTACGCGGCACAGACCGGGCAGGTGATCTCTCAGACCCTTCCGGTGCTGGATGGCCCAGTTGTGCTGGCCGGAGACCTCAACGCCCCCATTGCGACGAGTGCCCGCCACCACTCCGAGAACGTACGCGCCTTGCAGGACCACGGTCTCGTGAGCGCGTTCAGTACAGCCCGCGGCGAGACGGATCCACTGACGGAGCCGACCTTCTACCACCAGTGGAAGGCAGCATCGGGCTTCCACATCGATCACGTGTTCCTGCCGGAGGCATGGAGCCCGGCGTCTCCGTCAGCGTCGGCGCCTACGAGGACTGGGTCGCGACGAAGCGCTCAGACCACGTCCCCCTCGTCGTGGACATCACGCTCCCCAACGCATGAAGGCCGGGATCCCAGGAAAGGACCCCAGCCTTCACCGTGGAACAGAGCACTCAGCGGACGGGGTGACCCGCCTCGCGCAGCGCGCCCTTCACGTCGTTGATCCGCAGCGTGCCGAAGTGGAAGACCGAGGCCGCCAGAACAGCGTCCGCGCCAGCGTCGACAGCCGGAGCGAAGTGCTCCACCGCACCAGCACCGCCGGAGGCGATCACCGGGATCGAGACCTCACGGCGCACGGCCTCGATGATCTCCAGGTCGAAACCGTTCTTGGTGCCGTCAGCATCCATGGAGTTCAGCAGGATCTCGCCGACACCGAGCTCAGCGGCACGGGCCGCCCACTCGATGGCGTCCAGACCGGCCGACTTACGGCCACCGTGCGTGGTGACCTCGAAGCCGGAGTCGGTGCCCTCGGCACGACGAGCGTCGACACTCAGCACCAGCACCTGGTTGCCGAAACGGTCGGCGACCTCGCTGATCAGCTCGGGACGGTTGATCGCAGCAGTGTTCATCGCGACCTTGTCGGCACCCGCACGCAGCAGACGGTCGACGTCCTCCACGGCACGCACGCCACCACCGACGGTGAGCGGGATGAAGATCTGCTCCGCAGTACGCGAAACGATCTCCATCGTCGTGGCACGCGCCTCGTGGGAGGCGGAGATGTCGAGGAACGTCAGCTCGTCGGCACCCTCGGCGTCGTAGATCCGGGCCAGCTCCACCGGGTCACCGGCGTCGCGCAGCTCCTGGAAGTTGACGCCCTTGACGACGCGACCACCGTCGACGTCCAAGCACGGGATGACACGAACGGCGAGGCTCATGCGCCCGCACCTCCACGACGACGCTCCTGCGGCAGCGTGATCGCGAGAGCCTCCTCGAGGGTGAAACGCCCCTCGTAGAGCGCGGTACCGGCGATGGCACCCTCCACACCGAGGTCGACGATCGCAGCCAGAGCAGCGATGTCGTCGATGGTGGAGATGCCACCCGACGCGATCACCGGACGGTCGGTCGCGGCGCAGACGTTGCGCAGCAGCTCCACGTTGGGGCCCTGCAGCATGCCGTCCTTGTTGACGTCGGTGACGACGTAACGGGCGCAGCCCTCGGCGTCGAGGCGAGCGAGCGTCTCGTAGAGGTCGCCGCCCTCCGACGTCCAACCGCGACCGGCCAGCGTCGTGCCGCGCACGTCGAGAGCAATGGCGATGCGGTCGCCGTGCTCAGCGATCGCGCGGGCGCACCACTCGGGGTTCTCGATCGCAGCGGTACCGATGTTGACGCGCTCGCAGCCCGTGGCCAGGGCCTTGCGCAGCGACTCGTCGTCACGGATGCCGCCGGTCATCTCGACCTTGATGTCGAGGGTGCGGACGATCTCGGACTTGATCTCGAAGTTGTCGCCCTTGCCGAACGCAGCGTCGAGGTCGACCAGGTGCAGCCACTCAGCGCCGGCCTCCTGCCAACGCAGAGCCTGCTCGAGCGGGCTGCCGTACTGGCCGCCGGTGCCCTCGACGCCCTGGGAGAGCTGAACGGCCTGGCCGCCGGAGATGTCGACGGCCGGGAGGAGCTGGAGGTAGTTCGTCATGTGTCCTTCTCAGGGGAAGCGAGCCGAGCGCAGGAGCGCAGGACTCAGAGGCTCTTGACCCAGTTGCGCAGCAGGGTGGCGCCGGCGTCACCGGACTTCTCGGGGTGGAACTGGGTGGCGCTCAGCGGACCGTTCTCCACCGCGGCGACGAAACGGTCACCGCCGTGCTCGGCCCAGGTCACCTTCGGCGCCTCGGTGCGGTCGTTGGTGACGAGCTCCCACTTCCGCACGCCGTAGGAGTGCACGAAGTAGAAACGCTCGTCCTCCACACCCGCGAAGAGGCTCGAGTACTGCGGCACCTCGACGGTGTTCCAACCCATGTGCGGGACGACGGGGGCCTGCAGGCGCTCGACCGTGCCGGGCCACTCGTCGCAGCCCTCGGTCTCGACGCCGTGCTCGACACCCTTGCCGAACAGGATCTGCATGCCCACGCAGATGCCCAGCACCGGACGACCGCCCGAGAGGCGACGACCGATGATCCGCTCGCCCTTGATGGCGCGCAGACCCTTCATGCAGGCCTCGTACGCACCGACACCGGGGACCAGGAGGCCGTCGGCGTCGAGTGCGGTCTGGAAGTCACTCGTCAGGGTGACCTCGGCACCGGCACGCTCCAGGGCGCGGACGCCCGACCGGAGGTTGCCGGAGCCGTAGTCAAGAACGACGACGGAAGGCTTGCTCACGCGGTGGCTCCGGCTTCGGAACCGTCACCCTCGAGAGTGCCCTTGGTGGACGGAACGCCGGTCTCACGCGGGTCGAAGGCCGCGGCGTCACGGAACGCACGGGCGAAGGCCTTGTACTGCGCCTCCACCAGGTGGTGCGGGTCGCGGCCCGCGAGCACGTTGACGTGCAGCGCGATCTGGGCGTGGAACGAGATCGACTCGAAGACGTGACGGGTCAGGGAACCCTGGTAGTCGCCACCGATGGCGACGTAGATCTGACCCTCCGGCTCGCCGGTGTGGACGCAGTACGGGCGACCCGACAAGTCGACGACGCCACGCACGAGCGCCTCGTCGAGCGGGATGGTGGCGTCACCGAAGCGGCGGATGCCCTTCTTGTCGCCCAGGGCCTGACGCAGCGCCTGACCCAGGATGATCGCGGTGTCCTCGACGGTGTGGTGGGCGTCGATGTGGGTGTCACCGGTGGTCTTGACGGTGAGGTCGACCAGCGAGTGACGACCGAACGCGTCGAGCATGTGGTCGAAGAAGCCGACTCCGGTGGAGACGTCGGTCTTGCCGGTGCCGTCGATGTTCACCTCGACGAGGACGGACGACTCCTTGGTCTTCCGTTCGATGCGAGCGGTACGGCTCATCGTGCTTCCTCCATCACAGCCACCAGGGCGTTCTTGAACTGCTTCATCTCGTCCGGGGTGCCGATCGACACCCGGAGCCAACCATCGGGACCCGTCTCGCGGATCAGAACTCCGTGCTTCAACAGCCCCTCCCAGACCGCGTGGCGGTCGGTGAAGGTGCCGAAGAGGACGAAGTTGGCGTCGGATTCGGCCACCTGAAGACCCTGCTCACGCAGCCAGGTGACGCACTCGTCGCGCTCGACGCGCAGGTCGGCGACCTTGCCCAGCAGCTCCGGGGCGTGACGCAGGGCCGCGCTCGCGGCAGCCTGGGTGACGGCGGAGAGGTGGTAGGGCAAGCGCACGACGCGCACGGCGTCGACGATCTCCGGCGCTGCGGCCAGGTAGCCCAGGCGGGCTCCGGCCAGGGCGAACGCCTTGCTCATGGTGCGGCTGACCACGAGGTTGCGGTGCTGGGGCAGCTGCTCCAGCGCGCTCGGGACACCCTCACGACGGAACTCGCCGTAGGCCTCGTCGATCACGACGACGCCGTTGCCGGCAGCCTCGCAGAGCATCGAGATGGCCTCCGGCGGCAGCGCCGTGCCGGTGGGGTTGTTGGGGCTGGGCAGCAGCACCACGGCCGGCTGCACCTCCAGGACCTTGGCGCGCGCGGCGTCGAGGTCGAGGGAGAAGTCGGTCTCGCGCTTGCCGGAGACCCACTCGGTGAGCGAGTCACGGGCGTACTCGGGGTACATCGAGTACGTCGGCGCGAACGAGAGTGCGGTGCGGCCCGGGCCACCGAAGGCCTGGAGCAGTTGCAGCATGATCTCGTTGGAGCCGTTGGCTGCCCACACGTTGGCGCTGGTGAGGCCCTGGCCGCCGTCGGCGTTCAGGTACTCGGCCAGACCCTCGCGCAGCGCGGTCGCCTCGCGGTCCGGGTAACGGTTGAGGGTGAGCGCGGCGGCACGCACCGACTCGGCGATGTCGTCGGCGCAGGCCTGCGAGGGACCGTAGGGGTTCTCGTTGGTGTTCAGCTGGACGGGGACGTCGATCTGAGGAGCACCGTAGGGCTCGTCGCCGATCAGGGCGTCACGCAGCGGAGGCCACGGCAGGGTGGTCACTTCTCGCCACCCGCCTCACCGGCGAAACGGACCGAGACGGCCTGGCCGTGCCCCGGGAGGTCCTCGGCGTTGGCCAGCGTCACGACGTGGTCGGCGACCTCGGCCAGCGCGGCCTTGGTGTAGGAGATCACGTGCACGGACTTGGTGAACGCACGCACCGAGAGGCCGCTGGAGTGGCAGGCACATCCGGCGGTCGGGAGGACGTGGTTGGAACCGGCGCAGTAGTCACCCAGGGAGACCGGGGCGAACGAACCCACGAAGATCGCACCGGCGTTGCGGACGCGTGCAGCCACGGCGTCGGCGTCACGGGTGTGGATCTCGAGGTGCTCGGCGGCGTAGGCATCGACGACGGCGATGCCCTGCTCGACGTCACGCACGATCACGATGCCGGACTGCTGACCGCCTAGGGCGGTGCGGATGCGCTCGGTGTGCTTGGTGGCCTCGGCCTGCTTCTCCAGCTCGACGACGACGGCGTCGGCCAGGGCCACGGAGTCGGTGACGAGGACGGAGGAGGCCATCGGGTCGTGCTCGGCCTGGGAGATCAGGTCGGCAGCGACGAACGCAGCGTCGGCGGTGTCGTCGGCGAGGATCGCGATCTCGGTCGGGCCGGCCTCGGAGTCGATGCCGACGACGCCCCGCAGCTCACGCTTCGCAGCGGCGACGTAGATGTTGCCAGGACCGGTGACGAGGTTCACCGGGGCGCAGTCGCCTGCACCGTGGGCGAACATCGCGATCGCCTGGGCGCCACCGACGGCGTAGACCTCGTCGACACCCAGCAGCGCGCAGGCAGCCAGGATCGTCGACTCGGGCAGGCCGTTGTTGTGCTTCTGCGGCGGGGAAGCCAGCGCGATCGAGCCGACACCGGCGACCTGCGCCGGGACGGTGTTCATGACGACGGACGACACGAGCGGCGCGAGACCACCGGGGACGTAGAGGCCCACGCGGTCCATCGGGACCTTGCGGTGGGTGACGAGGGCACCCTCGCCCAGCTCGGTGGTGACGTCGGCCTCGAGCTCGGCGGCACAGGTGAGACGGAGACGACGGATCGACTCCTCCAGGCCGGCACGCACGGCCGGGTCCAGGCCCTCCAGAGCCTCGGTGAGCGCCTCGACGGGGACGCGGATGTCGGTCTGCTCCACGCCGTCGAACTTGGCGGTGTACTCGAGAACGGCGTCGAGACCACGGGTCTTGACGGCCTCGATCACCGGGCGTACGGCATGGGCTGCCGCCTCGACATCGAACTCGGCGCGGGGGACGCTCCCGCGGTAGTCAACGGACGGCGCGGCGTCGGTGAGGTCGATTCGGCGGATCATGCCCCCGATTGTAGTTCGCCCCTCGGGTGGATCGTTGCCTCGGCCCGTTGCCCCGGACGGGTGCGGAGGACGTACGTTTGCTCACGTGACCTCTGAGCACGGTGCCGAGCAGCGCCCCGCCGAACACCGCGACCTCCCTCTCTTCCCGTTGGGCGCGGTCCTCTTCCCGGGACAGTCCCTGCCCCTGCGCATCTTCGAGGAGCGCTACCGGGCGATGGTCGAGGACCTCCTCGACGTCGCCGACCCCACCGAACGGCTCTTCGGCAGCGTCGCGATCAAGGAGGGGTACGAGGTCGGCGAGCACGGCGTGCAGACCATGTACCGCACCGGTTGCCTCGTGCAGTTGGTCGACGCACGCCCCTCCGCCGGCGGCGGCTACGCCGTCGACTGCGTGGTCCGCGGACGCTTCCGGCTCTCCCAAGTGGTGCAGGAACAGCCCTACGTGGTGGCGAGGGTCGCACTCGTCGACGAACCGCGTCCGGTGCCCGGTGACGATCTGCTGGGCGCGAAGGCTCGCCGCCGCTACGAGTCGCTGCGCACCGAACTCGAGCAGTGGCGCGACGAACCGATCCTGGGCTCACTCCCCCAGGACCCCGAGTACCTCTCGTGGACGTTGTCGGCCCGGACCCCGCTGCCCCTGCCGCAGCGTCAGGACCTGCTGGAGGCGCACACCACCGGCGACCGGCTCACCATGCTGTCGACGCTGATCGGCGACGAACTGCGAGCGATGGCAGCCATCCCGTCGTTGCCGGCCAGCGACATCGCACGGACCCGCTGGTCACCCAACTGAGTCGGCTGGGTCCACCCGAACGACGGGCTCGGCCTTCTGCTTCGGGCCCCACCCGGCCAGGTTGACCACGACGACGATCGAGAGCGCCGCGAACGCCGGCACCAGCAGCACGGTGCTGCCCAGCCAGTCGGGC
Protein-coding regions in this window:
- the hisF gene encoding imidazole glycerol phosphate synthase subunit HisF, which codes for MSLAVRVIPCLDVDGGRVVKGVNFQELRDAGDPVELARIYDAEGADELTFLDISASHEARATTMEIVSRTAEQIFIPLTVGGGVRAVEDVDRLLRAGADKVAMNTAAINRPELISEVADRFGNQVLVLSVDARRAEGTDSGFEVTTHGGRKSAGLDAIEWAARAAELGVGEILLNSMDADGTKNGFDLEIIEAVRREVSIPVIASGGAGAVEHFAPAVDAGADAVLAASVFHFGTLRINDVKGALREAGHPVR
- the priA gene encoding bifunctional 1-(5-phosphoribosyl)-5-((5-phosphoribosylamino)methylideneamino)imidazole-4-carboxamide isomerase/phosphoribosylanthranilate isomerase PriA, whose product is MTNYLQLLPAVDISGGQAVQLSQGVEGTGGQYGSPLEQALRWQEAGAEWLHLVDLDAAFGKGDNFEIKSEIVRTLDIKVEMTGGIRDDESLRKALATGCERVNIGTAAIENPEWCARAIAEHGDRIAIALDVRGTTLAGRGWTSEGGDLYETLARLDAEGCARYVVTDVNKDGMLQGPNVELLRNVCAATDRPVIASGGISTIDDIAALAAIVDLGVEGAIAGTALYEGRFTLEEALAITLPQERRRGGAGA
- the hisH gene encoding imidazole glycerol phosphate synthase subunit HisH encodes the protein MSKPSVVVLDYGSGNLRSGVRALERAGAEVTLTSDFQTALDADGLLVPGVGAYEACMKGLRAIKGERIIGRRLSGGRPVLGICVGMQILFGKGVEHGVETEGCDEWPGTVERLQAPVVPHMGWNTVEVPQYSSLFAGVEDERFYFVHSYGVRKWELVTNDRTEAPKVTWAEHGGDRFVAAVENGPLSATQFHPEKSGDAGATLLRNWVKSL
- the hisB gene encoding imidazoleglycerol-phosphate dehydratase HisB; amino-acid sequence: MSRTARIERKTKESSVLVEVNIDGTGKTDVSTGVGFFDHMLDAFGRHSLVDLTVKTTGDTHIDAHHTVEDTAIILGQALRQALGDKKGIRRFGDATIPLDEALVRGVVDLSGRPYCVHTGEPEGQIYVAIGGDYQGSLTRHVFESISFHAQIALHVNVLAGRDPHHLVEAQYKAFARAFRDAAAFDPRETGVPSTKGTLEGDGSEAGATA
- a CDS encoding histidinol-phosphate transaminase, yielding MPWPPLRDALIGDEPYGAPQIDVPVQLNTNENPYGPSQACADDIAESVRAAALTLNRYPDREATALREGLAEYLNADGGQGLTSANVWAANGSNEIMLQLLQAFGGPGRTALSFAPTYSMYPEYARDSLTEWVSGKRETDFSLDLDAARAKVLEVQPAVVLLPSPNNPTGTALPPEAISMLCEAAGNGVVVIDEAYGEFRREGVPSALEQLPQHRNLVVSRTMSKAFALAGARLGYLAAAPEIVDAVRVVRLPYHLSAVTQAAASAALRHAPELLGKVADLRVERDECVTWLREQGLQVAESDANFVLFGTFTDRHAVWEGLLKHGVLIRETGPDGWLRVSIGTPDEMKQFKNALVAVMEEAR
- the hisD gene encoding histidinol dehydrogenase, which encodes MIRRIDLTDAAPSVDYRGSVPRAEFDVEAAAHAVRPVIEAVKTRGLDAVLEYTAKFDGVEQTDIRVPVEALTEALEGLDPAVRAGLEESIRRLRLTCAAELEADVTTELGEGALVTHRKVPMDRVGLYVPGGLAPLVSSVVMNTVPAQVAGVGSIALASPPQKHNNGLPESTILAACALLGVDEVYAVGGAQAIAMFAHGAGDCAPVNLVTGPGNIYVAAAKRELRGVVGIDSEAGPTEIAILADDTADAAFVAADLISQAEHDPMASSVLVTDSVALADAVVVELEKQAEATKHTERIRTALGGQQSGIVIVRDVEQGIAVVDAYAAEHLEIHTRDADAVAARVRNAGAIFVGSFAPVSLGDYCAGSNHVLPTAGCACHSSGLSVRAFTKSVHVISYTKAALAEVADHVVTLANAEDLPGHGQAVSVRFAGEAGGEK
- a CDS encoding LON peptidase substrate-binding domain-containing protein, with protein sequence MTSEHGAEQRPAEHRDLPLFPLGAVLFPGQSLPLRIFEERYRAMVEDLLDVADPTERLFGSVAIKEGYEVGEHGVQTMYRTGCLVQLVDARPSAGGGYAVDCVVRGRFRLSQVVQEQPYVVARVALVDEPRPVPGDDLLGAKARRRYESLRTELEQWRDEPILGSLPQDPEYLSWTLSARTPLPLPQRQDLLEAHTTGDRLTMLSTLIGDELRAMAAIPSLPASDIARTRWSPN